One window of Athalia rosae chromosome 2, iyAthRosa1.1, whole genome shotgun sequence genomic DNA carries:
- the LOC105684640 gene encoding probable phospholipid-transporting ATPase IIB isoform X2, which yields METQSNVIRLSKEDIPLISRPKNDSSWMRCCTWMWRRCCRERELRARTIHIGQSLHEKFPTNVIRNQKYNFITFLPQVLFQQFKFFLNLYFLVMALSQFIPDIRIGYLYTYWGPLGFVLTVTICREAADDFRRYKRDKEVNGQKYQRIVRGRNTPELVPSSKLRVGDLVIVEKGQRVPADLVLLRTTEKSGACFVRTDQLDGETDWKLRLAVPATQKLDNDTQLFDIKASLYVEKPQKDIHSFIGTFTRYDGYSSEESLGVDNTLWANTAIASGSALGIVVYTGQETRSLMNHSAPRSKVGLLDQEINQLTKVLFGAVIGLALVMMCLKGFNGPWYRYMFRFVLLFSYIIPISLRVNLDMGKSFYAWCIQRDKEIAGTVVRTTTIPEELGRISYLLSDKTGTLTQNIMVFKKLHLGTVSYGQETFDEVNSVLRSYYATASSENSPLRVSIVSHGGKVRRSESTRIYEAVHALALCHNVTPVHDQSTPANNLDSVSVETGDTGSIQSQTEADQHYYPTEEKLNYQASSPDEVALVKWTEEVGLALIKRDLASMQLKAPNGKILNYHILQIFPFTSETKRMGIIVREESSGETVFYLKGADVVMAGIVQYNDWLEEECGNMAREGLRTLVVAKKTLTEEQYLDFETRYNAARMCVSDRASRVTAVVESLEREMELLCVTGVEDKLQDRVRPTLELLRNAGIKIWMLTGDKLETATCIAKSSQLVSRTQGLHVFKSVVTRTDAHLELNTFRKKQDCALVISGDSLEVCLQYYENEFLELACSSPAVVCCRCSPTQKAEVVTLIQQHTKKRTAAVGDGGNDVSMIQAADAGIGLEGLEGRQASLAADFSIPQFSHLANLLLVHGRRSYKRSAALSQFVIHRGLIISTMQAVFSAVFYLSSVALYQGFLMVGYATIYTMFPVFSLVLDKDVSGKIALTYPELYKELSKGRCLSYKTFFMWILISIYQGGVIMYGALIMFEDEFIHIVAISFSALVLTELIMVALTVRTWHQIMVLAEILSLALYLLSLVVLKDYFDAEFIKTTDFLWKVLVITLVSCMPLYILKFLRKKFSPPSYTKLS from the exons ATGGAGACGCAGAGCAACGTTATAAGGCTTTCAAAGGAAGACATTCCGTTGATATCGAGGCCAAAGAATGACAGCTCATGGATGAG aTGTTGCACTTGGATGTGGCGAAGATGTTGCAGGGAAAGAGAGCTCAGAGCAAGAACTATCCACATTGGTCAATCTTtgcacgaaaaatttcccaccaATGTTATCAGGAACCAAAAATACAATTTCATCACATTTTTACCACAG GTTCTTTTTCAgcagttcaaattttttttaaatctctaCTTCCTCGTAATGGCATTGTCTCAGTTTATTCCTGATATAAGAATTgggtatctatatacatactgGGGTCCTTTGGGCTTCGTCTTAACAGTAACAATTTGCCGAGAAGCTGCTGATGACTTCAGGAGATACAAGAGGGACAAAGAAGTCAATGGACAAAAGTATCAGCGAATAGTGAGAGGAAGGAATACTCCAGAGCTCGTACCTAGCTCAAAATTACGTGTTGGTGACTTG GTGATTGTGGAAAAAGGCCAAAGAGTTCCAGCCGATTTAGTTCTCCTGCGGACTACAGAAAAGTCTGGAGCGTGTTTTGTTAGAACGGATCAACTGGATGGAGAAACAGACTGGAAGTTGCGCTTAGCAGTTCCTGCTACACAGAAATTGGATAATGATACCCAGTTATTTGATATTAAAGCCAGCTTATATGTCGAAAAACCTCAGAAGGATATACATAGCTTTATTGGAACCTTCACTAGa tatGATGGATATAGTAGCGAAGAAAGTCTTGGCGTGGATAATACGTTATGGGCAAACACTGCTATTGCCTCAGGGTCAGCCTTAGGGATAGTTGTTTATACTGGACAAGAAACGAGATCACTGATGAACCATTCAGCTCCAAGATCAAAAGTTGGtctgttggatcaagaaatcaaCCAGTTAACTAAG GTCTTGTTCGGTGCAGTGATTGGTCTCGCCTTGGTGATGATGTGCTTGAAAGGTTTCAACGGTCCTTGGTACCGTTAcatgtttcgtttcgttcttttGTTCTCATACATAATTCCGATAAGTTTGAGAGTCAATTTGGATATGGGGAAATCATTTTATGCCTGGTGTATCCAAAGAGACAAAGAAATTGCTGGTACTGTTGTCAGAACGACTACCATTCCAGAGGAATTGGGCAGAATATCGTACTTGTTAAGTGACAAAACAGGAACATTGACACAAAATATAATGGTTTTCAAGAAACTACATTTGGGAACTGTGTCATATGGACAAGAAACGTTTGATGAAGTTAATTCTGTCTTGAGGTCATATTATGCAACAGCTAGCTCTGAAAATTCGCCTCTAAGGGTATCAATTGTTTCTCATGGTGGTAAAGTCAGGCGATCTGAGAGTACAAGGATTTATGAAGCTGTTCATGCTCTTGCTTTGTGCCACAATGTTACCCCTGTTCATGACCAATCTACTCCAGCTAACAATCTGGATTCAGTGAGCGTGGAAACCGGGGACACAGGCTCTATTCAGAG TCAAACGGAGGCAGATCAGCATTATTATCCGACAGAGGAAAAGCTAAATTATCAAGCTTCGAGTCCTGATGAAGTTGCTTTAGTGAAGTGGACGGAAGAAGTTGGTTTAGCTCTCATCAAACGTGATCTGGCATCCATGCAGTTGAAAGCACCAAATGGCAAAATTTTGAACTATCATATCCTGCAAATTTTCCCCTTTACATCTGAAACCAAAAGGATGGGCATCATTGTAAGGGAAGAATCGAGTGGTGAAactgtattttatttgaaaggAGCAGATGTCGTTATGGCAGGAATAGTGCAATACAATGATTGGCTAGAAGAGGAGTGTGGAAATATGGCCAGGGAAGGCTTAAGAACTTTGGTCGTTGCTAAGAAAACCTTGACCGAAGAACAATATTTGGATTTCGAAACCAG atATAATGCAGCACGAATGTGCGTTAGTGACCGAGCTTCCAGAGTCACCGCAGTCGTAGAAAGCCTTGAAAGGGAGATGGAATTGCTGTGTGTGACTGGCGTGGAAGATAAGCTGCAAGATCGTGTTAGGCCAACACTAGAGCTGTTGAGAAATGCTGGAATAAAG ATCTGGATGTTAACTGGCGATAAACTGGAAACTGCGACTTGTATAGCAAAGTCTTCCCAACTGGTTTCACGAACTCAAGGACTGCACGTTTTCAAATCCGTAGTAACAAGAACAGACGCACATTTAGAGTTGAATACATTCCGAAAAAAGCAGGATTGTGCATTAGTGATCAGTGGAGATTCTCTCGAAGTATGCCTGCAGTATtacgaaaatgaatttttagaaCTAGCATGTAGTTCACCAGCTGTGGTTTGCTGTCGATGTTCACCAACTCAAAAAGCAGAAGTAGTTACCCTTATTCAACAGCATACTAAGAAACGAACTGCAGCGGTTGGTGACGGCGGTAATGACGTTTCAATGATACAAGCAGCAGATGCTG GCATCGGGCTGGAAGGTTTGGAAGGACGTCAGGCATCTTTAGCAGctgatttttcgattcctcAATTTAGTCATCTTGCGAATTTGTTGTTGGTTCATGGGAGACGTAGTTATAAACGATCTGCCGCTCTGAGTCAATTCGTCATCCATCGTGGCCTCATTATCTCTACAATGCAGGCTGTATTTTCAGCAGTTTTTTACCTATCATCTGTGGCACTGTATCAGGGATTTTTGATGGTTGG CTATGCTACAATCTACACAATGTTTCCCGTATTCTCGTTGGTCTTGGATAAAGACGTTTCAGGGAAAATAGCTCTTACTTATCCAGAACTTTATAAGGAGCTCAGTAAAGGACGCTGTTTGTCTTATAAAACATTCTTCATGTGGATTCTAATAAGCATATACCAAG GAGGAGTTATAATGTATGGGGCCCTGATTATGTTTGaggatgaatttattcatatagtGGCAATCAGCTTCTCAGCATTGGTACTGACAGAGTTGATTATGGTGGCCTTGACCGTTCGAACGTGGCACCAAATTATGGTTCTTGCTGAAATCTTGTCTTTGGCGTTATACTTGTTATCTTTGGTGGTTTTAAAGGATTATTTCG ATGCTGAATTTATAAAGACAACAGATTTCCTATGGAAAGTACTAGTGATAACTTTGGTATCATGTATGCCGTtgtatattttgaaattcttacGGAAAAAGTTCTCGCCGCCGAGTTATACAAAGTTATCTTAA
- the LOC105684640 gene encoding probable phospholipid-transporting ATPase IIB isoform X3 yields MCALLCCRTSTSHVVTTRFQICCTWMWRRCCRERELRARTIHIGQSLHEKFPTNVIRNQKYNFITFLPQVLFQQFKFFLNLYFLVMALSQFIPDIRIGYLYTYWGPLGFVLTVTICREAADDFRRYKRDKEVNGQKYQRIVRGRNTPELVPSSKLRVGDLVIVEKGQRVPADLVLLRTTEKSGACFVRTDQLDGETDWKLRLAVPATQKLDNDTQLFDIKASLYVEKPQKDIHSFIGTFTRYDGYSSEESLGVDNTLWANTAIASGSALGIVVYTGQETRSLMNHSAPRSKVGLLDQEINQLTKVLFGAVIGLALVMMCLKGFNGPWYRYMFRFVLLFSYIIPISLRVNLDMGKSFYAWCIQRDKEIAGTVVRTTTIPEELGRISYLLSDKTGTLTQNIMVFKKLHLGTVSYGQETFDEVNSVLRSYYATASSENSPLRVSIVSHGGKVRRSESTRIYEAVHALALCHNVTPVHDQSTPANNLDSVSVETGDTGSIQSQTEADQHYYPTEEKLNYQASSPDEVALVKWTEEVGLALIKRDLASMQLKAPNGKILNYHILQIFPFTSETKRMGIIVREESSGETVFYLKGADVVMAGIVQYNDWLEEECGNMAREGLRTLVVAKKTLTEEQYLDFETRYNAARMCVSDRASRVTAVVESLEREMELLCVTGVEDKLQDRVRPTLELLRNAGIKIWMLTGDKLETATCIAKSSQLVSRTQGLHVFKSVVTRTDAHLELNTFRKKQDCALVISGDSLEVCLQYYENEFLELACSSPAVVCCRCSPTQKAEVVTLIQQHTKKRTAAVGDGGNDVSMIQAADAGIGLEGLEGRQASLAADFSIPQFSHLANLLLVHGRRSYKRSAALSQFVIHRGLIISTMQAVFSAVFYLSSVALYQGFLMVGYATIYTMFPVFSLVLDKDVSGKIALTYPELYKELSKGRCLSYKTFFMWILISIYQGGVIMYGALIMFEDEFIHIVAISFSALVLTELIMVALTVRTWHQIMVLAEILSLALYLLSLVVLKDYFDAEFIKTTDFLWKVLVITLVSCMPLYILKFLRKKFSPPSYTKLS; encoded by the exons ATGTGCGCCTTGCTGTGCTGTCGTACAAGTACATCGCACGTTGTTACCACTCGATTTCAAAT aTGTTGCACTTGGATGTGGCGAAGATGTTGCAGGGAAAGAGAGCTCAGAGCAAGAACTATCCACATTGGTCAATCTTtgcacgaaaaatttcccaccaATGTTATCAGGAACCAAAAATACAATTTCATCACATTTTTACCACAG GTTCTTTTTCAgcagttcaaattttttttaaatctctaCTTCCTCGTAATGGCATTGTCTCAGTTTATTCCTGATATAAGAATTgggtatctatatacatactgGGGTCCTTTGGGCTTCGTCTTAACAGTAACAATTTGCCGAGAAGCTGCTGATGACTTCAGGAGATACAAGAGGGACAAAGAAGTCAATGGACAAAAGTATCAGCGAATAGTGAGAGGAAGGAATACTCCAGAGCTCGTACCTAGCTCAAAATTACGTGTTGGTGACTTG GTGATTGTGGAAAAAGGCCAAAGAGTTCCAGCCGATTTAGTTCTCCTGCGGACTACAGAAAAGTCTGGAGCGTGTTTTGTTAGAACGGATCAACTGGATGGAGAAACAGACTGGAAGTTGCGCTTAGCAGTTCCTGCTACACAGAAATTGGATAATGATACCCAGTTATTTGATATTAAAGCCAGCTTATATGTCGAAAAACCTCAGAAGGATATACATAGCTTTATTGGAACCTTCACTAGa tatGATGGATATAGTAGCGAAGAAAGTCTTGGCGTGGATAATACGTTATGGGCAAACACTGCTATTGCCTCAGGGTCAGCCTTAGGGATAGTTGTTTATACTGGACAAGAAACGAGATCACTGATGAACCATTCAGCTCCAAGATCAAAAGTTGGtctgttggatcaagaaatcaaCCAGTTAACTAAG GTCTTGTTCGGTGCAGTGATTGGTCTCGCCTTGGTGATGATGTGCTTGAAAGGTTTCAACGGTCCTTGGTACCGTTAcatgtttcgtttcgttcttttGTTCTCATACATAATTCCGATAAGTTTGAGAGTCAATTTGGATATGGGGAAATCATTTTATGCCTGGTGTATCCAAAGAGACAAAGAAATTGCTGGTACTGTTGTCAGAACGACTACCATTCCAGAGGAATTGGGCAGAATATCGTACTTGTTAAGTGACAAAACAGGAACATTGACACAAAATATAATGGTTTTCAAGAAACTACATTTGGGAACTGTGTCATATGGACAAGAAACGTTTGATGAAGTTAATTCTGTCTTGAGGTCATATTATGCAACAGCTAGCTCTGAAAATTCGCCTCTAAGGGTATCAATTGTTTCTCATGGTGGTAAAGTCAGGCGATCTGAGAGTACAAGGATTTATGAAGCTGTTCATGCTCTTGCTTTGTGCCACAATGTTACCCCTGTTCATGACCAATCTACTCCAGCTAACAATCTGGATTCAGTGAGCGTGGAAACCGGGGACACAGGCTCTATTCAGAG TCAAACGGAGGCAGATCAGCATTATTATCCGACAGAGGAAAAGCTAAATTATCAAGCTTCGAGTCCTGATGAAGTTGCTTTAGTGAAGTGGACGGAAGAAGTTGGTTTAGCTCTCATCAAACGTGATCTGGCATCCATGCAGTTGAAAGCACCAAATGGCAAAATTTTGAACTATCATATCCTGCAAATTTTCCCCTTTACATCTGAAACCAAAAGGATGGGCATCATTGTAAGGGAAGAATCGAGTGGTGAAactgtattttatttgaaaggAGCAGATGTCGTTATGGCAGGAATAGTGCAATACAATGATTGGCTAGAAGAGGAGTGTGGAAATATGGCCAGGGAAGGCTTAAGAACTTTGGTCGTTGCTAAGAAAACCTTGACCGAAGAACAATATTTGGATTTCGAAACCAG atATAATGCAGCACGAATGTGCGTTAGTGACCGAGCTTCCAGAGTCACCGCAGTCGTAGAAAGCCTTGAAAGGGAGATGGAATTGCTGTGTGTGACTGGCGTGGAAGATAAGCTGCAAGATCGTGTTAGGCCAACACTAGAGCTGTTGAGAAATGCTGGAATAAAG ATCTGGATGTTAACTGGCGATAAACTGGAAACTGCGACTTGTATAGCAAAGTCTTCCCAACTGGTTTCACGAACTCAAGGACTGCACGTTTTCAAATCCGTAGTAACAAGAACAGACGCACATTTAGAGTTGAATACATTCCGAAAAAAGCAGGATTGTGCATTAGTGATCAGTGGAGATTCTCTCGAAGTATGCCTGCAGTATtacgaaaatgaatttttagaaCTAGCATGTAGTTCACCAGCTGTGGTTTGCTGTCGATGTTCACCAACTCAAAAAGCAGAAGTAGTTACCCTTATTCAACAGCATACTAAGAAACGAACTGCAGCGGTTGGTGACGGCGGTAATGACGTTTCAATGATACAAGCAGCAGATGCTG GCATCGGGCTGGAAGGTTTGGAAGGACGTCAGGCATCTTTAGCAGctgatttttcgattcctcAATTTAGTCATCTTGCGAATTTGTTGTTGGTTCATGGGAGACGTAGTTATAAACGATCTGCCGCTCTGAGTCAATTCGTCATCCATCGTGGCCTCATTATCTCTACAATGCAGGCTGTATTTTCAGCAGTTTTTTACCTATCATCTGTGGCACTGTATCAGGGATTTTTGATGGTTGG CTATGCTACAATCTACACAATGTTTCCCGTATTCTCGTTGGTCTTGGATAAAGACGTTTCAGGGAAAATAGCTCTTACTTATCCAGAACTTTATAAGGAGCTCAGTAAAGGACGCTGTTTGTCTTATAAAACATTCTTCATGTGGATTCTAATAAGCATATACCAAG GAGGAGTTATAATGTATGGGGCCCTGATTATGTTTGaggatgaatttattcatatagtGGCAATCAGCTTCTCAGCATTGGTACTGACAGAGTTGATTATGGTGGCCTTGACCGTTCGAACGTGGCACCAAATTATGGTTCTTGCTGAAATCTTGTCTTTGGCGTTATACTTGTTATCTTTGGTGGTTTTAAAGGATTATTTCG ATGCTGAATTTATAAAGACAACAGATTTCCTATGGAAAGTACTAGTGATAACTTTGGTATCATGTATGCCGTtgtatattttgaaattcttacGGAAAAAGTTCTCGCCGCCGAGTTATACAAAGTTATCTTAA
- the LOC105684640 gene encoding probable phospholipid-transporting ATPase IIB isoform X1, with protein MRLEELPLRLSSDERDFEMDEETDYLLQPSEDSIRLLASRNRRFNACSRFCTNFLCGCCTWMWRRCCRERELRARTIHIGQSLHEKFPTNVIRNQKYNFITFLPQVLFQQFKFFLNLYFLVMALSQFIPDIRIGYLYTYWGPLGFVLTVTICREAADDFRRYKRDKEVNGQKYQRIVRGRNTPELVPSSKLRVGDLVIVEKGQRVPADLVLLRTTEKSGACFVRTDQLDGETDWKLRLAVPATQKLDNDTQLFDIKASLYVEKPQKDIHSFIGTFTRYDGYSSEESLGVDNTLWANTAIASGSALGIVVYTGQETRSLMNHSAPRSKVGLLDQEINQLTKVLFGAVIGLALVMMCLKGFNGPWYRYMFRFVLLFSYIIPISLRVNLDMGKSFYAWCIQRDKEIAGTVVRTTTIPEELGRISYLLSDKTGTLTQNIMVFKKLHLGTVSYGQETFDEVNSVLRSYYATASSENSPLRVSIVSHGGKVRRSESTRIYEAVHALALCHNVTPVHDQSTPANNLDSVSVETGDTGSIQSQTEADQHYYPTEEKLNYQASSPDEVALVKWTEEVGLALIKRDLASMQLKAPNGKILNYHILQIFPFTSETKRMGIIVREESSGETVFYLKGADVVMAGIVQYNDWLEEECGNMAREGLRTLVVAKKTLTEEQYLDFETRYNAARMCVSDRASRVTAVVESLEREMELLCVTGVEDKLQDRVRPTLELLRNAGIKIWMLTGDKLETATCIAKSSQLVSRTQGLHVFKSVVTRTDAHLELNTFRKKQDCALVISGDSLEVCLQYYENEFLELACSSPAVVCCRCSPTQKAEVVTLIQQHTKKRTAAVGDGGNDVSMIQAADAGIGLEGLEGRQASLAADFSIPQFSHLANLLLVHGRRSYKRSAALSQFVIHRGLIISTMQAVFSAVFYLSSVALYQGFLMVGYATIYTMFPVFSLVLDKDVSGKIALTYPELYKELSKGRCLSYKTFFMWILISIYQGGVIMYGALIMFEDEFIHIVAISFSALVLTELIMVALTVRTWHQIMVLAEILSLALYLLSLVVLKDYFDAEFIKTTDFLWKVLVITLVSCMPLYILKFLRKKFSPPSYTKLS; from the exons aTGTTGCACTTGGATGTGGCGAAGATGTTGCAGGGAAAGAGAGCTCAGAGCAAGAACTATCCACATTGGTCAATCTTtgcacgaaaaatttcccaccaATGTTATCAGGAACCAAAAATACAATTTCATCACATTTTTACCACAG GTTCTTTTTCAgcagttcaaattttttttaaatctctaCTTCCTCGTAATGGCATTGTCTCAGTTTATTCCTGATATAAGAATTgggtatctatatacatactgGGGTCCTTTGGGCTTCGTCTTAACAGTAACAATTTGCCGAGAAGCTGCTGATGACTTCAGGAGATACAAGAGGGACAAAGAAGTCAATGGACAAAAGTATCAGCGAATAGTGAGAGGAAGGAATACTCCAGAGCTCGTACCTAGCTCAAAATTACGTGTTGGTGACTTG GTGATTGTGGAAAAAGGCCAAAGAGTTCCAGCCGATTTAGTTCTCCTGCGGACTACAGAAAAGTCTGGAGCGTGTTTTGTTAGAACGGATCAACTGGATGGAGAAACAGACTGGAAGTTGCGCTTAGCAGTTCCTGCTACACAGAAATTGGATAATGATACCCAGTTATTTGATATTAAAGCCAGCTTATATGTCGAAAAACCTCAGAAGGATATACATAGCTTTATTGGAACCTTCACTAGa tatGATGGATATAGTAGCGAAGAAAGTCTTGGCGTGGATAATACGTTATGGGCAAACACTGCTATTGCCTCAGGGTCAGCCTTAGGGATAGTTGTTTATACTGGACAAGAAACGAGATCACTGATGAACCATTCAGCTCCAAGATCAAAAGTTGGtctgttggatcaagaaatcaaCCAGTTAACTAAG GTCTTGTTCGGTGCAGTGATTGGTCTCGCCTTGGTGATGATGTGCTTGAAAGGTTTCAACGGTCCTTGGTACCGTTAcatgtttcgtttcgttcttttGTTCTCATACATAATTCCGATAAGTTTGAGAGTCAATTTGGATATGGGGAAATCATTTTATGCCTGGTGTATCCAAAGAGACAAAGAAATTGCTGGTACTGTTGTCAGAACGACTACCATTCCAGAGGAATTGGGCAGAATATCGTACTTGTTAAGTGACAAAACAGGAACATTGACACAAAATATAATGGTTTTCAAGAAACTACATTTGGGAACTGTGTCATATGGACAAGAAACGTTTGATGAAGTTAATTCTGTCTTGAGGTCATATTATGCAACAGCTAGCTCTGAAAATTCGCCTCTAAGGGTATCAATTGTTTCTCATGGTGGTAAAGTCAGGCGATCTGAGAGTACAAGGATTTATGAAGCTGTTCATGCTCTTGCTTTGTGCCACAATGTTACCCCTGTTCATGACCAATCTACTCCAGCTAACAATCTGGATTCAGTGAGCGTGGAAACCGGGGACACAGGCTCTATTCAGAG TCAAACGGAGGCAGATCAGCATTATTATCCGACAGAGGAAAAGCTAAATTATCAAGCTTCGAGTCCTGATGAAGTTGCTTTAGTGAAGTGGACGGAAGAAGTTGGTTTAGCTCTCATCAAACGTGATCTGGCATCCATGCAGTTGAAAGCACCAAATGGCAAAATTTTGAACTATCATATCCTGCAAATTTTCCCCTTTACATCTGAAACCAAAAGGATGGGCATCATTGTAAGGGAAGAATCGAGTGGTGAAactgtattttatttgaaaggAGCAGATGTCGTTATGGCAGGAATAGTGCAATACAATGATTGGCTAGAAGAGGAGTGTGGAAATATGGCCAGGGAAGGCTTAAGAACTTTGGTCGTTGCTAAGAAAACCTTGACCGAAGAACAATATTTGGATTTCGAAACCAG atATAATGCAGCACGAATGTGCGTTAGTGACCGAGCTTCCAGAGTCACCGCAGTCGTAGAAAGCCTTGAAAGGGAGATGGAATTGCTGTGTGTGACTGGCGTGGAAGATAAGCTGCAAGATCGTGTTAGGCCAACACTAGAGCTGTTGAGAAATGCTGGAATAAAG ATCTGGATGTTAACTGGCGATAAACTGGAAACTGCGACTTGTATAGCAAAGTCTTCCCAACTGGTTTCACGAACTCAAGGACTGCACGTTTTCAAATCCGTAGTAACAAGAACAGACGCACATTTAGAGTTGAATACATTCCGAAAAAAGCAGGATTGTGCATTAGTGATCAGTGGAGATTCTCTCGAAGTATGCCTGCAGTATtacgaaaatgaatttttagaaCTAGCATGTAGTTCACCAGCTGTGGTTTGCTGTCGATGTTCACCAACTCAAAAAGCAGAAGTAGTTACCCTTATTCAACAGCATACTAAGAAACGAACTGCAGCGGTTGGTGACGGCGGTAATGACGTTTCAATGATACAAGCAGCAGATGCTG GCATCGGGCTGGAAGGTTTGGAAGGACGTCAGGCATCTTTAGCAGctgatttttcgattcctcAATTTAGTCATCTTGCGAATTTGTTGTTGGTTCATGGGAGACGTAGTTATAAACGATCTGCCGCTCTGAGTCAATTCGTCATCCATCGTGGCCTCATTATCTCTACAATGCAGGCTGTATTTTCAGCAGTTTTTTACCTATCATCTGTGGCACTGTATCAGGGATTTTTGATGGTTGG CTATGCTACAATCTACACAATGTTTCCCGTATTCTCGTTGGTCTTGGATAAAGACGTTTCAGGGAAAATAGCTCTTACTTATCCAGAACTTTATAAGGAGCTCAGTAAAGGACGCTGTTTGTCTTATAAAACATTCTTCATGTGGATTCTAATAAGCATATACCAAG GAGGAGTTATAATGTATGGGGCCCTGATTATGTTTGaggatgaatttattcatatagtGGCAATCAGCTTCTCAGCATTGGTACTGACAGAGTTGATTATGGTGGCCTTGACCGTTCGAACGTGGCACCAAATTATGGTTCTTGCTGAAATCTTGTCTTTGGCGTTATACTTGTTATCTTTGGTGGTTTTAAAGGATTATTTCG ATGCTGAATTTATAAAGACAACAGATTTCCTATGGAAAGTACTAGTGATAACTTTGGTATCATGTATGCCGTtgtatattttgaaattcttacGGAAAAAGTTCTCGCCGCCGAGTTATACAAAGTTATCTTAA